Genomic DNA from Thermopolyspora flexuosa:
CCGTCGAGTTCCAGCTCGAACCGCTTGCCCTGCCGTACCGAGGTCACCCCGGAGAAGCCGAGCCGGGGCAGGGCGCGGGCGATGGCCTGGCCCTGCGGGTCGAGAATCTCGGGTTTGAGCATGACATCGACGATGACGCGCGCCACGTTCCCCTCCTGGTCCGATGCCGCCGGCCCGTTTCGTCCCGGACCGGTGTGGTGAGACCTGTGCCTGGGCCCGGGTGCCCAGCCTAAGGCCTGCCCCGACGCCGCTCGGATCCGACCCGTGGGGTTGCGGGCCGGTCCCGGCGGCGCGGGTCCCGGCCGCCGCCGTGACCAGGGCGTGGGCACCCCGGGTGTGGCGGTGTGCCGGGTGGGAAATGGGAGGGTGTGGACGACCGCATGGACACGGGTGTGCAGGGGGGATCGGTGTCGCGGCGCAACCGGCGATGTTTCGGGTCTTGCGCGCGGCGTGCTGCGGAGT
This window encodes:
- the purS gene encoding phosphoribosylformylglycinamidine synthase subunit PurS; the protein is MARVIVDVMLKPEILDPQGQAIARALPRLGFSGVTSVRQGKRFELELDGPADEAALAEVRKMAETLLANTVIEDFTVRVE